A window of Roseovarius sp. THAF27 contains these coding sequences:
- a CDS encoding DksA/TraR family C4-type zinc finger protein — protein sequence MAGGWARDGAVSEQIEASIEDELARMKAAKRPVGESLTHCAECEEEIPQARREALPGVKLCIDCSQERDGAQQARGGINRRGSKDSQLK from the coding sequence ATGGCCGGTGGATGGGCGCGCGACGGCGCGGTTTCCGAACAGATCGAAGCCTCGATCGAGGACGAATTGGCGCGAATGAAGGCCGCGAAACGCCCGGTGGGCGAGAGCCTGACTCATTGCGCCGAATGCGAGGAGGAGATCCCGCAGGCGCGGCGCGAGGCGTTGCCGGGCGTGAAGCTGTGCATCGATTGCAGCCAGGAGCGTGACGGCGCGCAGCAGGCGCGGGGCGGGATCAACCGGCGGGGCTCAAAAGACAGCCAGCTGAAATAG
- a CDS encoding alpha/beta hydrolase, with translation MRALSVLCLFVMASCAPRPAAHYAPSVPEAHLQTLYVATQKALDRTGQTFGAKRSGEVRYFRADISIPPTHKAGHVQWPDGPPDAATDFVVAATDVYPSAAAFLGDVKGARPGRETQVFVHGYNTTLSDSLYRLAQMREDFEVAAPSVLFAWASAGDPRGYVYDRDSVLYARDDLEDLLNALTSGPRDRVTLLAHSMGAQLVMEVMRQAALKGDRHLLDRISGVVLMSPDIDPDVFRRQAEAIGELPQPFLIFVTQQDRALSLASLITGRKKRLGVIDGPEAVAGLPVKVIDFTALADGEGLDHAVAITSPSAISVLNGMLEQASLGRDAFEDYMVLEAQP, from the coding sequence TTGCGCGCGCTGTCTGTTTTATGCCTGTTCGTGATGGCGTCCTGCGCGCCGCGTCCCGCGGCGCATTATGCGCCGAGCGTGCCCGAGGCGCATCTGCAGACGCTTTATGTCGCGACGCAGAAGGCGCTGGACCGTACCGGGCAGACCTTTGGCGCGAAGCGCTCGGGCGAGGTGCGATATTTCCGGGCCGATATCTCGATCCCCCCGACACATAAGGCCGGTCACGTCCAGTGGCCCGACGGGCCGCCTGATGCGGCGACCGATTTCGTCGTGGCGGCGACGGATGTCTATCCGTCCGCCGCGGCATTCCTTGGCGATGTGAAGGGCGCGCGGCCGGGGCGCGAGACGCAGGTCTTCGTGCATGGCTACAACACGACGCTGTCCGACAGTCTTTACCGGCTGGCGCAGATGCGCGAGGATTTCGAGGTGGCGGCACCGTCGGTGCTGTTCGCCTGGGCCTCGGCCGGGGATCCGCGGGGCTATGTCTATGACCGCGACAGCGTGCTATATGCCCGCGATGACCTGGAGGATCTGCTGAACGCCTTGACCAGCGGGCCGCGGGACCGGGTGACGCTGCTGGCGCATTCCATGGGTGCGCAGCTGGTGATGGAGGTGATGCGGCAGGCGGCGCTGAAAGGCGACCGGCATCTTCTGGACCGGATCAGCGGCGTGGTGCTGATGTCGCCCGACATCGACCCCGATGTGTTTCGCCGGCAGGCCGAGGCGATCGGCGAGCTGCCGCAGCCGTTCCTGATATTCGTCACGCAACAGGACCGGGCGCTGAGCCTTGCCAGCCTGATCACCGGGCGCAAGAAGCGGCTTGGGGTGATCGACGGGCCGGAGGCGGTGGCGGGGCTGCCGGTGAAGGTGATCGACTTCACCGCGCTGGCGGATGGCGAGGGGCTGGACCACGCGGTGGCGATCACCTCGCCCTCGGCGATTTCGGTGCTGAACGGGATGCTGGAGCAGGCGTCACTGGGGCGGGATGCGTTCGAGGATTACATGGTGCTGGAGGCGCAACCGTGA
- the rpoH gene encoding RNA polymerase sigma factor RpoH gives MSNYANLPAPSPEAGLNRYLQEIRKFPLLEPEEEYMLAKRWVEEQDTEAAHQMVTSHLRLAAKIAMGYRGYGLPQAEVISEANVGLMQAVKRFDPEKGFRLATYAMWWIRASIQEYILRSWSMVKLGTTSAQKKLFFNLRKAKARIGALEEGDLHPDKVKQIATDLGVTEDEVISMNRRMSGGDASLNATVGAEGEGTMQWQDWLEDEDADQAGDYEKRDELEARRELLAEAMDVLNDREKDILTQRRLSEKAVTLEDLSGQYDVSRERIRQIEVRAFEKLQKRMRSLAAEKGMMATA, from the coding sequence TTGAGCAATTATGCAAATCTTCCTGCGCCGTCGCCCGAAGCCGGGCTAAACCGCTATTTGCAGGAAATCCGGAAATTCCCGCTGTTGGAGCCGGAAGAGGAATACATGCTGGCCAAGCGCTGGGTCGAGGAACAGGACACCGAGGCCGCGCACCAGATGGTCACCAGCCACCTGCGCCTGGCGGCGAAGATCGCCATGGGCTATCGCGGCTATGGCCTGCCGCAGGCCGAGGTCATTTCCGAGGCCAATGTGGGCCTGATGCAGGCGGTCAAGCGGTTCGACCCCGAGAAGGGGTTCCGGCTGGCCACTTATGCCATGTGGTGGATCCGGGCGAGCATCCAGGAATACATCCTGCGCAGCTGGTCGATGGTAAAGCTGGGCACAACGAGTGCGCAGAAGAAGCTTTTCTTCAACCTGCGCAAGGCCAAGGCCCGCATCGGCGCGCTGGAAGAGGGTGACCTGCATCCCGACAAGGTGAAGCAGATCGCGACCGACCTTGGCGTGACCGAGGACGAGGTGATCAGCATGAACCGCCGGATGTCCGGGGGCGACGCGTCGCTGAACGCCACGGTGGGTGCCGAGGGTGAAGGCACGATGCAGTGGCAGGACTGGCTGGAGGACGAGGATGCCGACCAGGCCGGCGACTATGAGAAGCGCGACGAGCTGGAGGCGCGGCGCGAATTGCTGGCCGAGGCGATGGACGTTCTGAACGACCGCGAGAAGGATATCCTGACCCAGCGCCGGCTGAGCGAAAAGGCTGTGACGCTGGAGGATCTGAGCGGCCAGTACGACGTGAGCCGGGAACGGATCCGGCAGATCGAGGTGCGTGCCTTTGAAAAGCTGCAGAAGCGCATGCGGTCGCTGGCCGCGGAGAAGGGCATGATGGCGACCGCCTGA
- a CDS encoding RluA family pseudouridine synthase — protein MGAAPLESSVTVRIGADPPPRLDKALARDVPEAASLSRTRLARLIAEGAVRVGGVVVDDPKAKVAEGDIVEITVPVAAEVDVVAQEIALDVVFEDDDLIVIDKPAGMVVHPAPGSPDGTLVNALLHHFGGSLSGVGGEKRPGIVHRIDKDTSGLLVVAKSDRAHHGLAAQFESHSVERKYLAVVHGVPDAADPRLRGVRGASFEAGNILKLTTQLARHKTDRQRQAVLFEGGRHAVTRARVVKPFGVPPQVALIECWLETGRTHQIRVHMAHAGHGLIGDPVYGGRRKLNAKALSPGALDAAQSFPRQALHAALLGFEHPGTGEMLRFEAALPEDMANLLQELGTAA, from the coding sequence ATGGGCGCAGCCCCCCTGGAATCCAGTGTCACCGTGCGGATCGGGGCCGATCCGCCGCCGCGCCTTGATAAGGCGCTTGCGCGCGATGTGCCAGAGGCAGCGTCGCTGTCGCGCACGCGGCTGGCGCGGCTGATCGCCGAGGGCGCGGTGCGCGTGGGTGGTGTGGTGGTCGACGATCCCAAGGCGAAAGTGGCCGAAGGCGACATCGTCGAGATCACCGTGCCGGTGGCCGCCGAGGTGGACGTGGTGGCGCAGGAGATCGCGCTGGACGTGGTGTTCGAGGATGACGACCTGATTGTGATCGACAAGCCCGCGGGCATGGTGGTGCATCCCGCGCCGGGCAGCCCGGATGGCACGCTGGTCAATGCGCTGTTGCACCATTTCGGCGGCAGCCTGTCCGGCGTGGGCGGCGAGAAACGGCCCGGCATCGTCCACCGGATCGACAAGGATACCAGCGGTCTGTTGGTGGTGGCGAAGTCGGACCGGGCGCATCACGGGCTGGCCGCGCAGTTCGAGTCGCATAGCGTCGAGCGCAAGTACCTGGCCGTAGTGCACGGGGTGCCGGATGCCGCAGATCCGCGGCTGCGCGGCGTGCGTGGGGCCAGTTTCGAGGCGGGCAATATTCTGAAGCTGACGACGCAGCTGGCGCGGCACAAGACCGACCGGCAGCGGCAGGCGGTGCTGTTCGAAGGCGGGCGGCACGCGGTGACACGGGCGCGCGTTGTAAAACCGTTCGGGGTGCCGCCGCAGGTGGCGCTGATCGAGTGCTGGCTGGAGACGGGGCGGACGCACCAGATCCGGGTGCACATGGCGCATGCGGGGCATGGCCTGATCGGCGACCCCGTTTATGGTGGGCGGCGCAAGCTGAATGCGAAGGCGTTGTCGCCGGGCGCGCTGGACGCCGCGCAAAGTTTCCCACGGCAGGCGTTGCATGCGGCGCTGCTGGGGTTCGAGCATCCGGGTACGGGGGAGATGCTGCGCTTTGAGGCGGCGCTGCCGGAGGACATGGCAAACCTGCTGCAGGAACTGGGCACCGCAGCCTGA
- a CDS encoding DUF6476 family protein has protein sequence MNDTPQPPSVDPKMVRYLRTLVTVLTGVMILGFLVIVALFVTKFSGASGPALPEEITLPDGTTPTAFTRADGWYAIVTDADTILIFDETTGELRQTIDVTAD, from the coding sequence ATGAACGACACTCCTCAGCCGCCGTCGGTCGACCCCAAGATGGTGCGCTACCTGCGCACCCTCGTGACCGTCCTGACGGGCGTGATGATTCTGGGATTTCTAGTCATCGTCGCGCTCTTTGTCACCAAGTTCTCCGGCGCGTCCGGCCCGGCACTGCCCGAAGAGATCACCCTGCCCGACGGCACCACGCCCACCGCCTTCACCCGCGCCGATGGCTGGTACGCGATCGTCACCGACGCCGACACGATCCTGATCTTCGACGAAACCACGGGCGAGTTGCGCCAGACCATCGACGTCACCGCCGACTAG
- a CDS encoding M3 family oligoendopeptidase produces the protein MFQLPTPAFDVNAGSGSGNLGDLPEWNLDDLYTGQDAPELKRDLDWLEQACADFAADYEGKLADLDAAGLLECIQRNEKISSIAGRIMSFAGLRYYQLTTDGERAKFLSDCQEKITNYTTPLVFFTLELNRLDTDTLLAMYAENADLARYAPVIRRIQAMKPYQLSDELEKFLHDLGVVGDAWERLFDETIAGLTFDVDGEDLGIESTLNLLTEQDRAKRESAARELARTFQANIRTFARVHNTTAKEKEVIDRWRGMPTPQTGRHLSNDVEAEVVEALRNAVVDAYPKLSHRYYELKRKWLGLDRMQVWDRNAPLPMEAPRKIDWPAARGMVMDAYSDFDPRMGDLAEPFFDKGWIDAAVKPGKAPGAFAHPTVTDVHPYVMLNYLGKPRDVMTLAHELGHGVHQVLAAEQGELLSSTPLTLAETASVFGEMLTFRKLLDAAKDNAERKVLLAGKVEDMINTVVRQIAFYDFECKLHDARRGGELTAEDIGALWMSVQGESLGPAFDFMDGYETFWAYIPHFVHSPFYVYAYAFGDGLVNALYAVYEENPAGFQDKYFDMLKAGGSMHHKELLAPFGLDASDPAFWDKGLSMISGFIDELEAMED, from the coding sequence CTCGACTGGCTGGAACAAGCCTGCGCCGACTTCGCCGCCGACTACGAGGGCAAGCTGGCCGACCTCGACGCGGCGGGCCTCCTCGAATGCATCCAGCGGAACGAAAAGATCTCGTCCATTGCGGGCCGCATCATGTCCTTCGCCGGCCTGCGCTATTACCAGCTGACCACCGATGGCGAGCGCGCCAAGTTCCTCTCCGACTGCCAGGAAAAGATCACCAATTACACAACGCCGCTGGTCTTTTTCACCCTCGAACTCAACCGGCTCGACACCGACACCCTTTTGGCGATGTATGCTGAAAACGCGGATCTGGCCCGCTACGCCCCGGTCATCCGCCGCATCCAGGCGATGAAGCCCTACCAGCTCTCCGACGAGCTGGAAAAGTTCCTGCACGACCTCGGCGTCGTCGGCGACGCCTGGGAACGCCTCTTCGACGAGACCATCGCCGGCCTCACCTTCGACGTCGACGGCGAGGACCTGGGCATCGAATCCACCCTCAACCTGCTCACCGAACAGGACCGCGCCAAACGCGAATCCGCCGCCCGCGAACTTGCCCGCACCTTCCAGGCCAATATCCGTACCTTCGCCCGCGTCCACAACACCACCGCCAAGGAAAAAGAGGTCATCGACCGCTGGCGCGGTATGCCCACACCCCAGACCGGGCGGCACCTTTCCAACGATGTCGAGGCCGAGGTGGTCGAAGCCCTGCGCAACGCCGTGGTCGACGCCTATCCCAAGCTCAGCCACCGCTACTACGAATTGAAACGCAAGTGGCTCGGCCTCGACCGGATGCAGGTCTGGGACCGCAACGCCCCCTTGCCGATGGAGGCGCCGCGCAAGATCGACTGGCCGGCCGCCCGCGGCATGGTCATGGACGCCTATTCCGATTTCGACCCGCGCATGGGCGACCTGGCCGAGCCGTTCTTTGACAAGGGCTGGATCGACGCCGCCGTCAAACCCGGCAAGGCCCCCGGCGCCTTCGCCCACCCCACCGTGACCGACGTGCACCCCTACGTCATGTTGAACTACCTCGGCAAACCGCGCGACGTCATGACGCTGGCGCATGAACTCGGCCACGGCGTGCACCAGGTGTTGGCCGCCGAACAGGGCGAGCTTCTGTCGTCCACCCCCCTCACCCTTGCCGAAACCGCATCCGTCTTCGGCGAGATGCTTACCTTCCGCAAACTGCTGGATGCCGCCAAGGACAATGCCGAGCGCAAGGTGCTGCTGGCCGGCAAGGTCGAGGACATGATCAACACCGTTGTCCGCCAGATCGCCTTCTACGATTTCGAATGCAAGCTGCACGACGCCCGCCGCGGCGGCGAGCTGACCGCCGAGGACATCGGCGCCCTCTGGATGTCCGTGCAGGGCGAATCCCTCGGCCCCGCCTTCGACTTCATGGACGGCTACGAGACCTTCTGGGCCTACATCCCCCACTTCGTCCACTCGCCCTTCTACGTCTACGCCTACGCCTTCGGCGACGGGCTGGTGAACGCGCTCTATGCCGTCTACGAGGAAAATCCCGCAGGCTTCCAGGACAAGTATTTCGACATGCTCAAGGCAGGCGGCTCGATGCACCACAAGGAACTTCTGGCCCCCTTCGGCCTCGACGCCTCGGACCCGGCCTTCTGGGACAAGGGCCTCAGCATGATCTCCGGCTTCATCGACGAACTGGAGGCGATGGAGGACTGA
- a CDS encoding DUF6324 family protein, with protein sequence MGINDERDIEANLQIGPTDQGMVRLFIMAGSTEIPMDFEPDEAREIAEEILAAAKAAETKR encoded by the coding sequence GTGGGCATCAACGACGAACGCGACATCGAGGCGAATCTGCAGATCGGTCCCACCGACCAGGGCATGGTGCGCCTGTTCATCATGGCGGGCTCTACCGAGATTCCCATGGATTTCGAGCCCGACGAGGCCCGCGAGATCGCCGAGGAGATCCTCGCCGCCGCCAAGGCCGCCGAGACGAAACGCTAG